The Capsicum annuum cultivar UCD-10X-F1 chromosome 3, UCD10Xv1.1, whole genome shotgun sequence genomic sequence tgaTATGCAATGCCTATTTTACCCTGGTCATTTTGAATCTTCCATTTATATAGCATCTTTAATattgaatataatattttattttttaaacctatatattataaatttttatttaagttAATTAACATTGTAATTAGaacaatttttttataagttTGTTGCAAAGtctaatgtttattttttttatggcttttattctAATATCACTTGCATTAAAAATATGTTATGTGCATgcatatttaagttttacttatctcttattctttttcatctatataaataaataaattttgattggcattaatgaatttttcctaaattatAACTTAGAATTTATTTGCAATAAAGTTGATAATGTCTTAATAAGTATTtgttatgaaaattattttttaatttatacataATAGATGTTGAAAATGTTTTTATTTAATGTATATTTTAAACCCTCCTACTGAAAATCATGATTTTGCTACTTGTTCACCTTGTTTGACTTAGAGGAGGATTCACGATTTATATTCACATGGTTTtattgaaaattatgattttgccaTTGGTTCACATTGTTGATCTGAACGGTCTTTATTTGTACTTTTTTTGTCCATATTTACTTGTTCATGTTTAACTTGATATattcctgaaaaataaaaaaataaattaatattatttatattataccTATTAATTATAATCatctaataaatattaaaaaatgaatGTAATATTTAACAATAAGAGTAAAttagatacaaaatgataatTATCTCCtagttttataaatttaaatatgagtaaagttggataattatttttaataagctgaataaataaagttgaatagAGTGATTTTGGAACTTTtggataaattcataataaatgaGAGACACCCAAAAAGTCAAATTTCCAGAGCCAAATTAAAAGCAGTAATGAAAATAGTGATGGCTTTGTGACTTTGTAAGTGAGTGAGGGGTAGAAGGGAGTTGCAAGAATTAAATCCTCTGCCCAATTGGAGAGTAGCAAGCATTTACTCAATTTGAATGTGACAGCTGAGTTCAGTTCTATAAGTGGACCTACCATGTGTTTTTCTTGCACTATATAATAGGCTCATATTGTTAAACATTCTTGCATGTCCTGGATTTTTATTAGTTGTGTTCATTTCTTATAGGGTTTAACTAAAAATACGAGTCATTATGGATTTATTGTTGTCTGCTCGTAGTGTTGGGATTCTCGTTCTATTGCTTGTGTTTGTTGTAGAAAATTATGTTGTTGCGGATCATGTTAGGGAGGGAGTGGAAGATGAGAAGTTACTATTTAAGCATCGCCGTTTTGGTGGGGGTTTAGGACATGGGATTTATAGTAAAGGGTTTAGACATGGTGGAGGTCTTGGTCTTGGCGGTGGTTTAGGTGGAGGAGCGGGTGGTGGATTGGGAGGTGGAGGTGGTCTTGGTGGAGGAGCCGGTGGTGGTTTAGGTGGAGGTGCAGGTGGTGGTTTAGGAGGTGGAGCTGGTCTTGGTGGAGGAGCTGGTGGCGGTCTAGGTGGAGGTGTAGGTGGTGGTGGTTTGGGTGGAGGTGNNNNNNNNNNNNNNNNNNNNNNNNNNNNNNNNNNNNNNNNNNNNNNNNNNNNNNNNNNNNNNNNNNNNNNNNNNNNNNNNNNNNNNNNNNNNNNNNNNNNGGCATTGGTGGTGGTGCAGGTGGCGGCGCAGGAGGTGGTTTTGGTGC encodes the following:
- the LOC124896960 gene encoding glycine-rich cell wall structural protein-like, which produces MDLLLSARSVGILVLLLVFVVENYVVADHVREGVEDEKLLFKHRRFGGGLGHGIYSKGFRHGGGLGLGGGLGGGAGGGLGGGGGLGGGAGGGLGGGAGGGLGGGAGLGGGAGGGLGGGVGGGGLGGGXXXXXGIGGGAGGGAGGGFGAGGGAGGGIGGGAGGGGGFGGGGGGGIGGGGGAGGGFGAGGGFGAGAGAGIGGGGGGGFGGGGGLH